The following proteins are encoded in a genomic region of Variovorax paradoxus:
- a CDS encoding ABC transporter substrate-binding protein: protein MNNSIKRRDAIKRFAAAGAAMAMPALAQPARIVLGQSAPLSGPAEQLGIQMNQGARIYFDALNASGGVNGRNVELRTIDDGYEPERCQANTDKLIKDDVFALFGYVGTPTCMAALPLVEAAKIPFFGPFTGAEVLRTPFRKTVFHVRASYFDETALIVNHLTSLGIRKIAVFHQNDAYGQAGLEGVRNALKPMGLAPVAIGTVERNSVDVAKAVKDITAAGPAAVIQVGAYKACATFIREARKAGYGGTFLNVSFVGTQALADELGKDARGIMVSQVMPSPFSTSTAISREYLDAVRKAGPAAKPNFSSMEGYVAAKVLTEGLRRAGRTATRESLITGLESIQNTDFGGFHVDFSARNHKASNYVELSMLTEDGKVRR from the coding sequence ATGAACAATTCCATCAAACGTCGCGATGCGATCAAGCGGTTTGCGGCTGCAGGCGCTGCCATGGCGATGCCGGCGCTGGCTCAACCCGCGCGCATCGTGCTTGGCCAATCCGCCCCGCTCAGCGGTCCGGCAGAACAACTGGGCATTCAGATGAACCAGGGCGCACGCATCTACTTCGATGCACTCAATGCATCGGGCGGCGTCAATGGCCGGAACGTCGAATTGCGCACCATCGATGACGGCTATGAACCCGAGCGCTGCCAGGCGAATACCGACAAGCTCATCAAGGACGATGTCTTCGCGCTCTTCGGTTATGTCGGCACGCCGACCTGCATGGCGGCATTGCCGCTGGTCGAAGCCGCGAAGATCCCGTTCTTCGGCCCGTTCACTGGCGCCGAGGTTCTGCGAACGCCATTCCGCAAGACGGTGTTCCATGTTCGTGCCTCGTATTTCGACGAGACCGCATTGATCGTCAATCACCTCACCTCGCTCGGCATCAGGAAGATCGCGGTGTTCCACCAGAACGATGCCTATGGCCAGGCCGGGCTCGAGGGCGTGCGCAACGCCCTCAAGCCCATGGGCCTTGCGCCGGTCGCCATCGGAACGGTCGAGCGCAACTCGGTCGACGTGGCGAAAGCCGTGAAAGACATCACCGCCGCCGGCCCCGCGGCCGTGATTCAGGTGGGGGCGTACAAGGCGTGCGCCACATTCATCCGCGAGGCGCGCAAGGCGGGTTATGGCGGGACCTTCCTCAACGTGTCGTTCGTCGGAACCCAGGCGCTGGCCGATGAACTCGGCAAGGACGCCCGGGGCATCATGGTCAGCCAGGTCATGCCGTCCCCCTTTTCGACGAGCACCGCGATCTCGCGCGAGTACCTGGATGCCGTGCGAAAAGCAGGGCCCGCAGCCAAGCCCAACTTCTCGAGCATGGAAGGCTATGTCGCCGCGAAGGTGCTCACGGAGGGGCTTCGGCGGGCCGGCCGCACGGCGACGCGTGAATCGCTGATCACCGGATTGGAGTCGATTCAGAACACCGATTTCGGCGGTTTCCACGTCGACTTCAGTGCCCGCAATCACAAGGCTTCGAATTACGTCGAACTGTCGATGCTGACCGAGGACGGCAAGGTGCGCCGATAA
- a CDS encoding autotransporter outer membrane beta-barrel domain-containing protein — MNRVFRIVWNDALAAWTVVSELGRGHAKASSAASAAGAAVAALALAIVSMPAAADCVAAGAAITCGATGGTQATTVGTGPATAANTSVDVQSGALISTGNTSAISLGNNAVITVRGGATVQNSSANGNSQYPGGIGANTIEFNSNSTLTIEQGANVFADGTASNSEAVNPVGSGNTIINHGTVRSTHAAIWFQANSGNNTILNTGTMEAGYVAGSSNPGTATVFGANGTSAVDFTNKGSVIGSLNFANGNDALHAFTGSKITGNINGGGGANLLTLESDDGAASTFAPLSLTGFQTLQSNAGIWTFNVALPGSGITSTTVNGGTLILGANASTYTGSMNVAAAGVLQSTAEFAPQAIGNAGLVRFAQPVDATYAGVVTGTGGIEKTGAGVLTLTADQAFTGLTTITAGTLQLGNGGPTGSVQGNIVDNATLNVNRSDALTISSTISGTGALVQAGAGTTILTADNSYTGGTTIEAGALQLGNGGTTGSILGDVVNNATLVVNRSDALTLSGTISGTGSLVKEGAGTTTLTAANSYGGGTALKQGRLNVGNSLALGTGTLAMDDGTTLGFVADGLNLANAIVLTGANDPIIDTGAFSETLSGNISGGGFITKMGSGTLTLSGANTHTGATNVAEGTLRAGAIGTFSAASAHTVASGATLDLAGFSQTVASLANSGTVSFVGTAPGTTLTVNGAYVGNNGVLRLGTFLGDSTSVSDRLVLNGASASASGRTSVQITQLGGLGALTTGNGIEVISALNGATTTAQTTRDAFTLAGGHVDAGAYEYRLHAADASGAGENWYLRSTTTVTTPVTPTTPTTGGDGSTGGGTGTITVQVPTYRAEVPLIAALPSQLRQMDLAMIGNLHQRIGDDDVKAGGPASTGTERRAWGRVIATDLDIRQQGTVSPHSNGNVKGFQAGTDLFATSNWRAGVYVGQLDGGVKVSGFASGIANLAVGSNDLRSQYLGAYGTWTADSGFYADAVLQAGRHRYTVEPLSSLRSAGKGDSLMASIEVGQAFALGESGWKIEPQLQLIHQHIGLDNLAISGANVRQDSDNGWIARIGVRLKGEMATGLGTLQPYGRFNVYKASSGADVARFIGPAGTTDITSRTGSTVSELAGGLTLALNQTTSIYGEVGKLWASGGASDVKTSLQGSLGLRMKW; from the coding sequence ATGAACAGAGTTTTTCGCATTGTGTGGAATGACGCGCTCGCGGCATGGACGGTAGTGTCGGAGCTGGGCCGCGGTCACGCGAAGGCAAGCAGCGCTGCCAGTGCGGCAGGTGCAGCAGTCGCCGCCCTTGCTTTGGCCATCGTGTCAATGCCAGCAGCGGCAGATTGCGTGGCGGCGGGTGCGGCCATCACCTGCGGTGCGACAGGCGGAACGCAGGCCACGACGGTCGGAACCGGGCCCGCCACGGCTGCCAACACCTCGGTGGATGTGCAGTCGGGTGCATTGATCAGCACGGGCAACACCTCCGCGATCAGCCTCGGCAACAATGCCGTCATCACGGTTCGCGGCGGCGCCACGGTCCAGAACAGCTCCGCCAACGGCAACAGCCAGTACCCGGGCGGCATCGGTGCCAACACCATCGAGTTCAACAGCAACAGCACCCTCACCATCGAGCAGGGCGCCAATGTCTTCGCCGATGGAACCGCCTCCAATTCCGAGGCCGTCAATCCTGTTGGTAGCGGCAACACGATCATCAATCACGGCACCGTGCGGTCGACCCATGCGGCGATCTGGTTCCAGGCGAACTCGGGCAACAACACCATCCTCAACACCGGCACGATGGAAGCGGGCTATGTGGCGGGCAGCAGCAACCCAGGCACCGCAACGGTGTTCGGCGCCAACGGCACCTCGGCCGTCGACTTCACCAACAAGGGCAGCGTTATCGGATCGCTCAACTTCGCCAACGGAAACGATGCCTTGCATGCCTTCACGGGCTCGAAGATCACCGGCAACATCAACGGGGGCGGCGGTGCCAACCTGCTCACGCTCGAAAGCGATGATGGCGCGGCGTCGACCTTTGCGCCCCTTTCCCTGACCGGCTTCCAGACGCTGCAGAGCAATGCCGGCATCTGGACCTTCAATGTCGCACTGCCGGGATCGGGCATCACCAGCACGACCGTGAATGGCGGCACCCTGATCCTGGGCGCCAACGCCAGCACCTACACGGGCAGCATGAATGTCGCAGCGGCGGGCGTCCTGCAAAGCACGGCAGAGTTCGCGCCCCAGGCCATTGGCAATGCGGGGCTGGTGCGCTTCGCCCAGCCGGTCGACGCTACGTACGCCGGCGTTGTCACCGGCACCGGCGGCATCGAGAAGACCGGCGCGGGCGTGCTCACGCTGACCGCGGACCAGGCGTTCACCGGCCTCACCACCATTACCGCCGGAACGCTGCAGCTGGGCAACGGCGGCCCCACCGGCTCGGTGCAGGGCAACATCGTCGACAACGCGACACTGAACGTCAACCGCTCGGACGCGCTGACGATATCAAGCACCATCAGCGGTACCGGCGCACTCGTGCAAGCCGGGGCCGGCACCACGATCCTCACCGCCGACAACAGCTACACCGGCGGCACCACCATCGAAGCGGGTGCGCTGCAGCTCGGCAACGGCGGCACCACGGGCAGCATCTTGGGCGACGTCGTGAACAATGCGACGCTGGTCGTCAACCGTTCAGATGCGCTGACGCTGTCGGGCACCATCAGCGGCACCGGCTCGCTCGTGAAAGAAGGCGCCGGCACGACGACGCTGACCGCCGCCAACAGCTACGGCGGCGGCACCGCGCTCAAGCAGGGCCGATTGAACGTCGGCAACAGCCTGGCGCTGGGCACCGGCACGCTGGCGATGGACGACGGCACCACGCTCGGCTTCGTTGCCGACGGCCTGAACCTCGCCAACGCCATCGTGCTGACGGGCGCCAACGATCCCATCATCGACACCGGCGCATTCAGCGAAACGCTCAGCGGCAACATCAGCGGCGGCGGCTTCATCACCAAGATGGGCAGCGGCACGCTCACGCTCTCGGGCGCCAACACCCATACGGGCGCAACCAATGTGGCCGAAGGCACGCTGAGGGCCGGTGCCATCGGCACCTTCAGCGCGGCCTCGGCGCACACCGTGGCAAGCGGTGCCACGCTCGACCTGGCGGGCTTCAGCCAGACGGTTGCTTCGCTCGCCAACAGCGGTACCGTCTCGTTCGTCGGCACCGCACCGGGCACCACCCTCACCGTCAACGGCGCCTACGTCGGCAACAACGGCGTGCTGCGGCTCGGCACCTTCCTGGGCGACAGCACCAGCGTGAGCGACCGGCTGGTGCTCAACGGCGCGAGCGCCTCGGCCAGCGGCCGGACCAGCGTGCAGATCACCCAGCTCGGCGGCCTGGGCGCACTGACCACGGGCAACGGCATCGAGGTGATCTCGGCGCTCAATGGCGCCACCACGACCGCGCAGACCACCCGGGATGCGTTCACGCTGGCGGGCGGCCATGTCGACGCGGGCGCCTACGAGTACCGCCTGCATGCCGCCGACGCGAGCGGCGCAGGCGAGAACTGGTACCTGCGATCGACCACGACGGTGACCACGCCTGTCACCCCGACGACGCCCACGACAGGCGGGGACGGATCGACGGGCGGCGGCACAGGCACGATCACCGTGCAGGTGCCCACCTACCGCGCCGAAGTCCCGTTGATCGCTGCACTGCCCAGCCAGCTGCGCCAGATGGACCTGGCCATGATCGGCAATCTGCACCAGCGCATCGGCGACGACGACGTGAAGGCCGGCGGCCCCGCATCGACCGGTACTGAACGCCGTGCCTGGGGCCGGGTGATTGCCACCGACCTCGACATCCGCCAGCAAGGCACCGTCAGCCCGCACAGCAACGGCAACGTCAAGGGCTTCCAGGCCGGCACCGACCTGTTCGCGACGTCCAACTGGCGCGCCGGCGTGTACGTCGGCCAGCTCGACGGCGGCGTGAAGGTCAGCGGCTTCGCGAGCGGTATCGCCAACCTGGCCGTCGGCTCCAACGATCTGCGCAGCCAGTACCTGGGCGCCTACGGCACCTGGACCGCCGATTCGGGCTTCTATGCCGATGCCGTGCTGCAGGCCGGCCGCCACCGCTACACCGTAGAGCCGCTTTCGAGCCTGCGCAGCGCCGGCAAGGGCGACAGTCTGATGGCCTCCATCGAAGTGGGCCAGGCTTTTGCGCTCGGCGAAAGCGGCTGGAAGATCGAGCCGCAGTTGCAGCTGATTCATCAGCACATCGGCCTGGACAATCTGGCGATCTCCGGTGCGAACGTGCGGCAGGACAGCGACAACGGCTGGATCGCGCGCATCGGCGTGCGCCTGAAGGGCGAGATGGCCACGGGCCTCGGCACGCTGCAGCCCTACGGCCGCTTCAACGTCTACAAGGCGAGCAGCGGTGCCGACGTGGCCCGCTTCATCGGACCGGCCGGCACGACCGACATCACGAGCCGCACCGGCTCTACCGTCAGCGAACTGGCCGGCGGCCTGACGCTGGCGCTGAACCAGACGACCAGCATCTACGGCGAAGTGGGCAAGCTGTGGGCCTCCGGCGGCGCGAGCGATGTCAAGACGTCCCTGCAGGGCTCGCTCGGGTTGCGCATGAAGTGGTGA
- a CDS encoding MerR family transcriptional regulator: MEKALPPIPVKRYFTIGEVGELCGVKPHVLRYWEQEFTQLRPMKRRGNRRYYQHHEVLMIRRIRDLLYDQGFTISGARNKLQELVQGERDRRKAGMVPLEGMEAVEIDQEEFDAAVHEDDPDSGSAVRTIDPSQLLHLRRELFEIRELLTVGR; the protein is encoded by the coding sequence ATGGAGAAAGCGCTCCCGCCCATTCCCGTCAAACGCTACTTCACCATCGGTGAAGTCGGCGAACTCTGCGGCGTGAAGCCGCATGTGCTGCGTTACTGGGAGCAGGAGTTCACGCAACTGCGCCCCATGAAGCGGCGCGGCAACCGGCGCTACTACCAGCACCACGAGGTGCTCATGATTCGCCGCATTCGCGATCTGCTCTACGACCAGGGCTTTACCATCAGCGGTGCGCGCAACAAGCTCCAGGAACTCGTGCAAGGCGAGCGTGACCGCCGCAAGGCTGGCATGGTGCCGCTCGAGGGCATGGAGGCCGTCGAGATCGACCAGGAAGAGTTCGATGCGGCCGTTCACGAGGACGACCCCGATTCAGGTAGCGCGGTTCGCACGATCGATCCGTCGCAGCTATTGCACCTGCGACGCGAACTCTTTGAAATTCGTGAGCTGCTGACCGTCGGACGGTGA
- a CDS encoding integration host factor subunit alpha: MNAAEFTLEALETPALTKAHLADLLFEQIGLNKRESKDMVEAFFDLVANSLIEGTDVKISGFGNFQIRVKAPRPGRNPRTGEAIPIGERRVATFHASAKLKEQIHGSIEQNGTSEVEWSLGAE; this comes from the coding sequence ATGAACGCTGCGGAATTCACGCTCGAAGCCCTCGAAACGCCCGCACTCACCAAGGCGCACCTGGCCGACCTGCTGTTCGAGCAGATCGGCCTGAACAAGCGCGAATCCAAGGACATGGTCGAGGCTTTCTTCGACCTCGTCGCCAACAGCCTGATCGAAGGCACGGACGTAAAGATTTCGGGCTTCGGTAACTTTCAGATCCGCGTGAAGGCGCCTCGCCCGGGCCGCAATCCGCGCACCGGCGAAGCCATTCCGATCGGTGAGCGGCGCGTCGCCACCTTTCATGCGAGCGCCAAGCTGAAGGAACAGATTCACGGAAGCATCGAGCAGAACGGTACTTCCGAGGTCGAGTGGAGCCTGGGCGCCGAATAG
- the pheT gene encoding phenylalanine--tRNA ligase subunit beta, whose translation MQFPESWLREFCNPPLGSAELAETLTMGGFEVEERRPVAPPFSRIVVGEIKEAVQHPNADRLRVCQVDVGQGALLNIVCGAPNARVGIKVPCALVGAELPPGEDGKPFLIKLGKLRGVESQGMLCSARELKLSEDHGGLLELDAEAPIGADVRDVLKLDDALLTLKLTPNLAHGLSVYGVARELAALTGAPLKTPAIAPVSTSFNDVLPVKVEAPELCGRFSGRIVRGVNTQVATPAWMVERLARCGQRSVTPLVDISNYVMFEYGQPSHIFDLDKIHGGLTVRWGKAGEQLKLLNGHTISVDDTVGVIADDQAVESLAGIMGGDATSVSDGTRNIYVEAAFWWPEAVQGRSRRFNFTTDAGHRYERGVDPSRTVEIIERITQLIIEICGGQAGAMDDKILNVPEAMPVTLRVARASRVIGMPLSQAQCADALRRLGFALREGEGTLTVTPPPHRFDLLIEEDLIEEVARLIGFNNLPTTAPLAPITARVRPESQRSRFAVRRSLAALGYQETINFSFVEVHWEQDLAGNANPVKLLNPIASQMSAMRSSLLGSLLQVLKFNLDRKAPRVRVFEVGRVFMRDDSVATTDSTVRGIHQPMRVAGLAWGDAEEARWDGKPHRVDFYDAKGDVEALLAPLVPSFEAAEHPALHPGRSARVLVDGKAIGFIGELHPRWRQKWDFALAPVLFELDLDAVAARPVPVAQPVPKHQAVERDIAVVVAEAVTHNALMQAIQSVAAAQGLLRDATLFDIYRPQPARDGAAPTSAGLAQGEKSMAVRLSFQDDNATLTDEQVEPAVRAIVEQLSARLGARLRG comes from the coding sequence ATGCAATTCCCGGAATCCTGGCTGCGCGAGTTCTGCAACCCACCCCTCGGCAGCGCCGAGCTGGCCGAAACGCTCACCATGGGCGGCTTCGAGGTCGAAGAGCGCCGCCCCGTCGCGCCGCCCTTCAGCCGCATCGTGGTCGGTGAAATCAAGGAAGCGGTGCAGCACCCGAACGCCGATCGCCTGCGCGTGTGCCAGGTCGACGTGGGGCAGGGCGCCTTGCTCAACATCGTGTGCGGCGCGCCCAATGCGCGCGTCGGCATCAAGGTGCCTTGCGCACTGGTCGGCGCCGAACTGCCGCCGGGTGAAGACGGCAAGCCCTTCCTCATCAAGCTCGGCAAGCTGCGCGGCGTCGAGAGCCAGGGCATGCTGTGCTCGGCGCGCGAACTGAAGCTCAGCGAAGACCACGGCGGCCTGCTTGAACTCGATGCAGAAGCACCCATTGGCGCCGACGTGCGCGATGTGCTCAAGCTCGACGACGCGCTGCTCACGCTCAAGCTCACGCCCAACCTGGCGCACGGTCTGAGTGTCTACGGCGTTGCGCGCGAACTCGCGGCGTTGACCGGTGCGCCGCTCAAGACGCCCGCCATCGCGCCCGTGAGCACTTCGTTCAATGACGTGCTGCCGGTCAAGGTCGAAGCGCCCGAGCTCTGCGGCCGTTTCTCGGGCCGCATCGTGCGCGGCGTGAACACCCAGGTTGCCACGCCGGCCTGGATGGTCGAGCGCCTGGCGCGCTGCGGCCAGCGCAGCGTGACGCCGCTGGTCGACATCTCGAACTACGTCATGTTCGAGTATGGCCAACCCAGCCACATCTTCGACCTCGACAAGATCCACGGCGGCCTCACGGTGCGCTGGGGCAAGGCAGGCGAGCAGCTCAAGCTGCTCAACGGCCACACGATCAGCGTCGACGACACGGTCGGCGTGATTGCCGACGACCAGGCCGTCGAGTCGCTCGCCGGCATCATGGGCGGCGATGCCACCTCGGTGTCGGACGGCACCCGCAACATCTACGTCGAGGCTGCGTTCTGGTGGCCCGAGGCCGTTCAGGGCCGCTCGCGGCGCTTCAACTTCACGACCGATGCCGGCCATCGCTACGAGCGCGGCGTCGATCCGAGCCGCACGGTCGAGATCATCGAGCGCATCACGCAACTCATCATCGAGATCTGCGGCGGCCAAGCCGGTGCCATGGACGACAAGATCCTGAACGTGCCCGAGGCCATGCCCGTCACGCTGCGCGTGGCGCGTGCTTCGCGCGTCATCGGCATGCCGCTCTCGCAGGCGCAGTGCGCCGATGCGCTGCGCCGCCTCGGCTTTGCCCTCCGCGAAGGCGAGGGCACATTGACCGTGACGCCGCCGCCGCACCGCTTCGACCTGCTGATCGAGGAAGACCTGATCGAGGAGGTCGCGCGCCTGATCGGTTTCAACAACCTGCCGACGACTGCGCCGCTGGCGCCCATCACGGCGCGCGTGCGGCCCGAGTCGCAGCGCAGCCGCTTCGCAGTGCGCCGGAGTCTTGCGGCGCTCGGCTACCAGGAAACCATCAACTTCAGTTTTGTCGAGGTGCATTGGGAGCAGGACCTGGCCGGCAATGCCAACCCCGTCAAGCTGCTGAACCCCATTGCCAGCCAGATGAGCGCGATGCGCTCCTCGCTGCTCGGTTCACTGCTGCAGGTACTCAAGTTCAACCTCGACCGCAAGGCACCGCGCGTGCGCGTGTTCGAAGTGGGCCGCGTGTTCATGCGCGACGACAGCGTGGCCACGACCGACAGCACCGTGCGCGGGATTCACCAGCCGATGCGCGTGGCCGGCCTTGCCTGGGGCGATGCCGAAGAAGCCCGCTGGGACGGCAAGCCGCACCGCGTCGATTTCTACGATGCCAAGGGCGACGTCGAAGCACTGCTCGCACCGCTGGTGCCCAGCTTCGAGGCGGCCGAACATCCGGCGCTGCACCCCGGCCGCTCGGCGCGCGTGCTCGTCGACGGCAAGGCCATCGGCTTCATCGGCGAACTGCATCCGCGCTGGCGCCAGAAGTGGGACTTTGCCCTGGCGCCGGTGCTCTTCGAACTCGACCTCGATGCCGTCGCCGCGCGTCCCGTGCCCGTGGCGCAGCCGGTGCCCAAGCACCAGGCGGTGGAGCGCGATATTGCGGTGGTGGTGGCCGAGGCCGTCACGCACAATGCGCTGATGCAGGCCATTCAATCGGTGGCGGCGGCGCAAGGGCTGCTGCGCGACGCCACGCTGTTCGACATCTATCGCCCGCAACCCGCGCGCGATGGCGCGGCGCCGACATCCGCCGGCCTGGCGCAAGGTGAAAAAAGCATGGCGGTCCGACTGAGCTTTCAAGACGATAACGCCACGCTGACGGACGAACAGGTGGAGCCGGCCGTGCGTGCCATCGTCGAACAATTGAGCGCCAGACTCGGCGCACGCCTGAGAGGTTGA
- the pheS gene encoding phenylalanine--tRNA ligase subunit alpha, with the protein MNELDSLVATAGTAFAEAKTPAELENAKAQFLGKSGRITELMKGMAALSVDEKKSRGAAINVAKQAIESALTDRRQQLADDELSQQLRAEALDVSLPGRRRMTGGLHPVSRTLERIEEIFSSMGFDVADGPEIESDWHSFTSLNNPPNHPARSMQDTFYVDLNGDDGIPYNLRPHTSPMQVRYAHQHIKKYAAEFAAAAADTTGAAKAPEIRVIAPGRTYRVDSDATHSPMFHQCEGLWLGENVSFKDLKVVFTDFCRTFFERDDLVLRFRPSFFPFTEPSAEIDIQFASGPLAGRWLEVAGSGQVHPNVVRNMGLDPERYIGFAFGMGPDRLTMLRYGVNDLRLFFDGDLRFLSQFQ; encoded by the coding sequence ATGAACGAGTTGGACTCCCTGGTAGCCACCGCAGGCACAGCCTTCGCCGAAGCGAAAACGCCCGCCGAGCTCGAGAACGCCAAGGCGCAGTTCCTGGGCAAATCGGGCCGCATCACCGAGCTGATGAAGGGCATGGCTGCGCTCAGCGTCGACGAGAAAAAATCTCGCGGCGCCGCGATCAACGTGGCCAAGCAGGCCATCGAGTCCGCGTTGACCGACCGTCGCCAGCAGTTGGCCGACGACGAGCTGTCCCAGCAACTGCGTGCCGAGGCGCTCGATGTGAGCCTGCCTGGCCGCCGCCGCATGACCGGCGGCCTGCACCCGGTGAGCCGCACGCTGGAGCGCATCGAGGAGATCTTCTCGAGCATGGGCTTCGACGTGGCCGACGGCCCTGAAATCGAGAGCGACTGGCACAGCTTCACCTCGCTCAACAACCCGCCGAACCATCCGGCGCGTTCGATGCAGGACACCTTCTATGTCGACCTGAACGGCGACGACGGCATTCCGTACAACCTGCGTCCGCACACCAGCCCGATGCAGGTGCGCTATGCGCATCAGCACATCAAGAAGTACGCGGCCGAATTCGCCGCCGCAGCAGCCGATACCACCGGCGCTGCCAAGGCCCCCGAGATCCGCGTGATCGCGCCAGGCCGCACCTACCGGGTCGACAGCGACGCCACGCACTCGCCCATGTTCCACCAGTGCGAAGGCCTGTGGCTTGGCGAGAACGTGAGCTTCAAGGACCTGAAGGTCGTGTTCACCGACTTCTGCCGCACCTTCTTCGAGCGCGACGACCTCGTGCTGCGCTTCCGCCCGAGCTTCTTTCCGTTCACCGAGCCGAGCGCCGAAATCGACATCCAGTTTGCGAGCGGCCCGCTGGCCGGCCGCTGGCTCGAGGTTGCGGGTTCAGGCCAGGTGCATCCGAACGTGGTGCGCAACATGGGGCTCGACCCCGAACGCTACATCGGCTTTGCCTTCGGCATGGGCCCCGATCGGCTCACCATGCTGCGCTATGGCGTGAACGATTTGCGACTGTTCTTCGACGGCGACTTGCGCTTTCTCTCGCAGTTCCAGTGA